A region of the Streptococcus suis genome:
AGCCGATTTTTTAAGACATATTCCATGTTGTTTCCTTTCTAGGCTTGGTAGATAATCAAGCTCTTTTCTGTTACAGCTACTTCTACCGCTACCTCTTTGAATTTTGCCATCAGTAAATATGTATAATAGAAATCACCAATACAAGCCACTGAATGCATGGTTGCTAGAATCTGATAAGCCCCTTTATCAAGCCAACCAAACATTGCAGATGCTGTCAACCCCAAACTAATAAGAACGAAGGGGGCAAGGGCAATTACAACTGTTTGGAAACGATTATAAAGGGAGTTGGGACTGATTGCATAAGCCATCCCTGTTTTCCATTTAATTCCATATTTGACTGGATTTTTGGGACAAAAAATTTTAAAAAACAGTCCATGAATCCATTCATGCATGATAATAAGCAATAGAAAAACAAATAGTGCTTCTATAAATTGCAACTCATTCATGACATTTTGAAACTCAACTTTAGAAGCTATGAATCCAAATAGCCAAAAGAACGGAAACACTAATAAAATTGTAGTTACATACAACCTTGCTGCCAACTTTTTATCGCTTCTAACATCTACTTCGTATAATTTCTTTTTATTTTCCATTTTTCTTCTCCTTCTATTTCACCTAGCTCAAACTCAATAAACCTAGAGCAACTCCAATCAATAATCCGACAATACAGGCTCCTGCAATCATAATCGCTGCCATATCTGCTGAAATGTATCGTTTCATGGTCTATCTCCTTCTACTTATTTCCTTTTTTCTCCATTTGTAAACTTGCTTCGATACAAGCAATTGAAGCAATTATAGTAGTCATTAGAGCTGTATCCATATCGCTCCATCCCAGCAAATCAGAAAGAAGAATGTAAGCCAATAACAGAATGGACCCTATTTCGACTGCACGCGCAACGGTTGTTCCTGTAATCATAAAGGATTGTTTCATTTGGTGACTCCTTATCTGTTCATCGTATTAGATGAATCCTTTTGATTTTTATCTTGATATCATTGTAACACTTCTTTTTCTTTTTGACAAGTATCTTTGTCAAAAAAATAATAATTTTTGTCAAAAAGTTTATGAATGTTGTCAAATTGACTAGAATGCCATACAAAAAACTCTTCTACCCAAAGGATAAAAGAGTTCATTTGTTATTCCAAGTGATCCACACCAGCTTGCATTCTTTCTTCACCCCACCAGTAAGGCATGAGTTCGCCTAATGTGATGGTTTCTCGTTTGTCAAAATCAACCATGATTTCTGTCTGTGCATTCTCAGCCGACAGTTGCATCAAAAATTCACGGCAAGCTCCGCAAGGCATTCCTGAACCTTCTCCAAAGGGAGCTTGATCTCGAAAAGCAATAATGCGTTTTATCGCTGTTTGACCACTATCCTGAAACATATTAAAGGCAGCTGCTCTCTCTGCACAAAGATGAAACACACCTGCTGTTGCCTCAAAGCAATAACCGGTGTAAATTTGTCCATCTTCTGCCTCAATTGCAGCAACAACATGGTTTGAATAAATAAAAGGCGAAACATAATGCGGAGCATAGTGGACTTTTGCCTGATTATACAACTCTTGCCAAATATCACTTACATGTTCCATTATTATTCCTCATTCCAATTTTGAAAGATATTCCCTTGCTAGTCACTCTAGCAAAGGGATATACACTGACTATATTATAAGTTTTCAGCTACGCTGTTCAAGAGGTTTTGGATTGCAGAGGCATCGCTAC
Encoded here:
- a CDS encoding transcriptional regulator, which gives rise to MENKKKLYEVDVRSDKKLAARLYVTTILLVFPFFWLFGFIASKVEFQNVMNELQFIEALFVFLLLIIMHEWIHGLFFKIFCPKNPVKYGIKWKTGMAYAISPNSLYNRFQTVVIALAPFVLISLGLTASAMFGWLDKGAYQILATMHSVACIGDFYYTYLLMAKFKEVAVEVAVTEKSLIIYQA
- a CDS encoding cytidine deaminase, with the translated sequence MEHVSDIWQELYNQAKVHYAPHYVSPFIYSNHVVAAIEAEDGQIYTGYCFEATAGVFHLCAERAAAFNMFQDSGQTAIKRIIAFRDQAPFGEGSGMPCGACREFLMQLSAENAQTEIMVDFDKRETITLGELMPYWWGEERMQAGVDHLE